One Chordicoccus furentiruminis DNA window includes the following coding sequences:
- a CDS encoding homoserine O-succinyltransferase has protein sequence MPVKIPNHLPVRETLEKENIFVMDEDRALHQDIRPIRICILNLMPLKEQTELQILRELSNTPLQIDVTFMKTSTHESTHTSKSHLDTFYETFEELRARRFDGMIITGAPVELKEFEEIDYWEELEQIFSWCNTHVTSTIYLCWGAQAAMYYYYGLPKRLLPGGKKLFGIYENTVYNRKTPLVRGFDDVFLMPHSRYTEVAVDDIVNCGELTILAKSEEAGVSICMAQNGRKIFVFGHPEYGRMQLRNEYERDRKKGLDTAIPEHYFPDDDPGKRPLLTWRAAANNLYTNWLNYYVYQSTPFNLDGTPWGEELPDNYK, from the coding sequence ATGCCGGTTAAGATACCGAACCATCTTCCTGTGCGGGAGACATTGGAAAAGGAAAACATCTTTGTCATGGATGAGGACCGGGCTCTTCATCAGGACATCCGCCCGATCCGGATCTGTATTCTCAACCTGATGCCGCTGAAGGAGCAGACGGAGCTTCAGATCCTCCGGGAGCTGTCCAATACGCCGCTTCAGATCGACGTCACTTTTATGAAGACATCCACGCACGAATCGACGCACACATCGAAGAGCCATCTTGATACCTTCTATGAGACCTTCGAAGAATTGCGTGCCCGCCGTTTTGACGGAATGATCATCACAGGCGCGCCGGTGGAACTGAAAGAGTTCGAGGAGATCGATTACTGGGAAGAGCTGGAGCAGATCTTTTCATGGTGCAACACCCATGTGACATCGACCATCTACCTGTGCTGGGGAGCGCAGGCTGCGATGTACTATTACTACGGGCTTCCGAAGCGGCTCCTTCCGGGAGGAAAGAAGCTCTTCGGCATCTACGAAAACACGGTCTACAACCGCAAGACGCCGCTGGTGCGCGGCTTTGACGATGTCTTTCTGATGCCTCATTCGCGTTACACCGAGGTGGCCGTCGATGACATCGTGAACTGCGGGGAGCTGACGATTCTCGCGAAATCGGAGGAAGCCGGCGTTTCGATCTGCATGGCACAGAACGGACGGAAGATTTTCGTCTTCGGCCATCCGGAATACGGACGGATGCAGCTGCGGAACGAGTACGAGCGGGACCGGAAGAAGGGGCTCGATACCGCGATTCCCGAGCATTATTTCCCGGATGACGATCCGGGGAAACGGCCGCTGCTGACATGGCGCGCAGCCGCGAACAACCTGTACACCAACTGGCTGAACTACTACGTGTACCAATCGACACCTTTCAATCTTGACGGAACGCCATGGGGAGAAGAGCTTCCGGATAATTACAAATGA
- the ligA gene encoding NAD-dependent DNA ligase LigA → MTFEEYGETVRKVKAYNEAYEAAHEKVTDYEYDKLMQSLKEAEQEHPEWRSADSPTQTVGAPVRRKAGVTVRHDVPMLSIEDVFTKEEVLGWVHGVRSLHPDAVFSVEQKIDGLSMSIRYQSGRMTLAETRGDGETGEDVTLNAAVIPDVISNLPEDPGPLEVRGEVYMTWKDFDRVNERQELLGKRTFANPRNCAAGTLRQLNPAMTKERGLSFFVFNVQRADREDLTVSHTAALSFLRERLGMHTVPGTLCRTDEEIIDAIDRIGELRGTLGYDIDGAVVKIDQIAYRSEFPAGAKYSAGHIAYKYPPEEKLTVVRGIEVSVGMTGRLNPTAVFDPVRLCGTTVSRATLHNQDFIDRLHIGIGDTVIVYKSGEIIPKIRASVPDLRPAGTRDFRLPDTCPVCGQPVVREENAADIRCVNPSCPAQLERHLINFVSRDAMDIKGLGEENIRALIAEGYLSDIADIYDLRGKRDELIERGIVGKEKNTDKVLASIEASKHQEADRLLTGLAIPNVGKTSARTILKAFGTMDALMNASVEELTAVPDVGGVTAKSVWDFFRRDANRALIRRLRDAGLTMTEENAAADDSLAGRSYVITGEVHVFGSRKELGAFIESRGGRLAGAVSKKTAALINNDPASASGKNKKAKELGIPILTEEEFLASVNEGGRHAG, encoded by the coding sequence ATGACATTCGAGGAGTACGGGGAGACCGTCAGAAAGGTGAAGGCCTACAATGAGGCGTATGAAGCGGCTCATGAAAAGGTCACGGACTATGAATACGACAAACTGATGCAGTCGCTTAAGGAGGCCGAACAGGAGCACCCTGAATGGAGATCGGCGGATTCGCCGACCCAGACCGTGGGGGCGCCGGTACGCCGGAAAGCGGGCGTTACGGTCCGTCATGATGTTCCGATGCTCTCCATCGAGGACGTGTTCACGAAGGAAGAGGTGCTCGGATGGGTGCATGGTGTCCGTTCGCTTCATCCGGATGCGGTCTTTTCGGTAGAGCAGAAGATCGACGGACTGTCGATGTCCATCCGCTATCAGAGCGGCCGCATGACGCTGGCGGAAACGCGCGGCGACGGAGAGACGGGAGAGGATGTCACGCTGAACGCCGCAGTTATACCGGACGTCATCTCCAATCTGCCCGAGGATCCCGGACCGCTCGAGGTGCGGGGCGAGGTCTATATGACCTGGAAGGATTTTGACCGCGTGAACGAGAGGCAGGAACTGCTCGGAAAGCGGACCTTTGCGAACCCCCGCAACTGCGCGGCCGGTACGCTGAGACAGCTGAATCCGGCGATGACGAAGGAACGCGGACTATCGTTTTTTGTCTTCAATGTGCAGAGGGCGGACCGGGAGGATCTGACCGTATCCCATACGGCTGCGCTTTCGTTTCTGAGAGAACGGCTGGGAATGCACACGGTGCCCGGGACACTCTGCCGCACGGATGAGGAGATCATCGATGCGATCGACCGGATCGGGGAGCTGCGGGGGACGCTGGGCTACGATATTGACGGCGCGGTGGTGAAGATTGATCAGATTGCCTATCGCAGCGAGTTTCCGGCAGGGGCGAAGTACAGCGCCGGTCATATCGCCTACAAATACCCGCCCGAGGAAAAGCTGACGGTCGTCCGCGGAATTGAGGTTTCCGTCGGCATGACAGGGCGGCTGAATCCGACGGCTGTCTTTGACCCGGTGCGCCTCTGCGGAACGACAGTGAGCCGCGCCACCCTGCATAATCAGGATTTTATCGACCGGCTTCATATCGGCATCGGCGATACGGTGATCGTCTACAAGTCGGGGGAAATCATCCCGAAGATCCGCGCGTCCGTGCCGGATCTCCGTCCGGCTGGAACGAGGGATTTCCGTCTTCCGGATACCTGCCCGGTGTGCGGGCAGCCTGTGGTCCGCGAGGAGAATGCAGCCGACATCCGCTGCGTGAATCCGTCCTGTCCCGCACAGCTGGAGCGCCACCTCATCAATTTCGTGAGCCGCGACGCGATGGACATCAAGGGGCTGGGCGAGGAAAACATTCGTGCTCTGATCGCGGAAGGATACCTTTCGGACATTGCGGATATCTACGATCTCCGCGGGAAGCGGGACGAACTCATCGAGCGGGGGATTGTCGGCAAAGAGAAGAATACAGACAAGGTACTGGCATCCATCGAGGCTTCCAAACATCAGGAAGCGGACCGGCTCCTGACCGGACTTGCGATTCCAAACGTGGGAAAGACGTCGGCCAGAACGATTCTGAAGGCATTCGGAACGATGGACGCGCTGATGAACGCGTCCGTGGAGGAACTGACCGCTGTGCCGGATGTCGGCGGGGTGACAGCGAAGTCGGTCTGGGATTTCTTCCGGCGCGATGCCAACCGGGCGCTGATCCGCCGCCTGCGGGACGCTGGCCTCACCATGACGGAGGAAAACGCTGCGGCGGATGATTCTCTGGCCGGGCGGTCCTATGTGATCACCGGAGAGGTACATGTCTTCGGGAGCCGGAAGGAGCTGGGCGCGTTCATCGAGTCACGGGGCGGACGGCTCGCGGGGGCCGTGTCGAAGAAGACCGCCGCGCTTATCAACAATGATCCGGCGTCGGCATCAGGGAAGAACAAAAAGGCAAAGGAGCTTGGGATTCCGATCCTGACGGAAGAGGAGTTTCTTGCTTCTGTAAACGAGGGGGGCAGGCATGCCGGTTAA
- a CDS encoding pseudouridine synthase → MEKEGKRLNKYISDAGAASRREADRLIEQGKVQIRRRSRKDEPEHPAETASVGDRVYRGDTVYVEGRELPKKEADRVYFLYHKPCGVVCTMNRSVEGNLADETDVPQRVVYAGRLDKDSSGLMILTNDGGLSDQIMRASHFHEKEYVVTVSTPVTPEFLERMSRGVKIRLDDEATLRKHPDELWVTTRPCRVKRLGERKFSITLTQGYNRQIRRMCRALGYGVSGIERIRIMNLRIGNLPCGALREMTEEEKGQLLVLAGQAEPDKSGSARPKRKAGWAVAKPDRSDRKPRNGWKERKSGTQSAGHGKAAARRGDSAYPGSSRGAGGRRNPERGRTGKRG, encoded by the coding sequence ATGGAGAAGGAAGGCAAACGCCTTAACAAGTATATCAGCGACGCAGGCGCAGCCTCCCGCCGGGAAGCCGATCGTCTGATCGAGCAGGGAAAAGTACAGATCCGGCGGCGGTCGCGAAAGGATGAGCCCGAGCATCCGGCGGAAACCGCCTCCGTAGGCGACCGCGTATACCGGGGCGATACGGTTTATGTGGAGGGACGCGAGCTTCCGAAGAAGGAGGCGGACCGTGTCTATTTTCTTTACCATAAGCCGTGCGGCGTCGTCTGTACGATGAACCGGTCGGTGGAAGGCAATCTGGCTGACGAGACTGATGTGCCGCAGCGGGTCGTCTATGCCGGACGCCTCGACAAGGATTCCAGCGGGCTGATGATTCTGACGAACGACGGCGGACTCTCGGACCAGATCATGAGGGCTTCTCATTTTCATGAGAAGGAATATGTCGTGACCGTGAGCACCCCTGTGACGCCGGAATTTCTCGAACGGATGAGCCGCGGCGTCAAGATCCGCCTTGACGACGAGGCGACGCTGCGGAAGCATCCCGACGAACTCTGGGTCACGACGAGACCCTGCCGGGTGAAGCGCCTCGGCGAACGAAAATTCTCGATTACCCTCACGCAGGGATACAACCGTCAGATCCGGCGGATGTGCAGAGCGCTCGGCTACGGCGTTTCGGGTATCGAACGGATCCGGATCATGAATCTCAGGATCGGGAATCTTCCGTGCGGCGCGCTGCGTGAGATGACCGAAGAGGAGAAAGGCCAGCTTCTCGTGCTGGCCGGACAGGCTGAGCCGGATAAAAGCGGATCGGCCCGTCCGAAGAGAAAGGCCGGATGGGCTGTGGCGAAGCCTGACCGCTCTGACCGGAAACCGCGGAACGGATGGAAGGAAAGAAAAAGCGGAACGCAGTCCGCAGGACACGGCAAGGCAGCGGCGAGGCGCGGAGACTCCGCATACCCGGGGTCGAGCCGGGGAGCCGGAGGCAGGAGAAACCCGGAACGGGGACGGACGGGGAAGAGAGGATGA